The Bombus fervidus isolate BK054 chromosome 6, iyBomFerv1, whole genome shotgun sequence genome contains a region encoding:
- the LOC139988572 gene encoding growth hormone-inducible transmembrane protein — MMLARVCRSTVSSNLVSLLKAPINSKPFIPRIQSTRLFANDGRSAFARSARRSATISEQAMAPAGETAFTIGKGVVAGGAVIGIGSLCYYGLGLSPSMGAIDYAKLWPQYVKDRIKTTYMYLGASIVSSTVAAAVCLRSPTMMNLVMRQGWVAMLVTLASVWGSGILLQTIPYKEGFGAKQIAWLLHTGTVGAFLAPLYLLGGPLVLRAAWYTAGVVGGLSVVAVCAPNEKFLNMGGPLAVGLGFVFASSVGSMFLPPTTALGSGLYSISLYGGLVLFSMLLLYDTQRIVKQAETYPTHDYLARPYDPINNAISVYMDAVNIFVRILTMLANGGSKRQK, encoded by the exons ATGATGCTTGCTAGGGTATGTCGAAGTACCGTCTCGTCAAATTTGGTCAGTCTACTAAAGGCTCCAATTAATTCGAAACCGTTTATTCCGAGAATTCAATCTACCAGATTATTTGCTAACGATGGACGAAGTGCATTTGCAAGATCGGCTCGTAGATCAGCCACTATTTCAGAGCAGGCAATGGCTCCTGCAGGAGAAACAG CATTCACTATTGGGAAAGGAGTTGTCGCTGGTGGTGCTGTAATAGGAATAGGTTCACTGTGCTATTATGGTTTGGGTTTGTCACCATCTATGGGAGCTATAGATTATGCaaa GTTATGGCCCCAATATGTAAAAGATAGAATTAAGACTACGTACATGTACCTTGGTGCATCTATAGTAAGCAGCACTGTAGCTGCAGCAGTATGTTTACGTTCACCAACTATGATGAACTTGGTAATGCGTCAAGGATGGGTTGCCATGTTAGTAACATTAGCATCGGTTTGGGGTAGTGGAATATTGTTACAGACTATTCCGTACAAAGAAGGTTTTGGCGCAAAACAAATAGCATGGTTGTTACATACTGGTACTGTTGGTGCGTTTCTTGCACCTTTGTACTTGCTTGGCGGACCTTTGGTCCTTAGAGCTGCATGGTATACCGCTGGTGTAGTTGGTGGTTTATCAGTAGTTGCAGTTTGTGCACCAAATGAAAAGTTTCTGAACATGGGAGGTCCATTAGCCGTTGGCTTGGGTTTTGTATTTGCAAGTAGTGTTGGATCAATGTTTTTACCACCTACAACAGCTCTTGGATCTGGTTTGTATTCAATATCTTTGTATGGTGGTCTGGTGCTCTTCTCTATGCTTCTTCTGTATGATACGCAACGTATCGTCAAACAAGCAGAAACATATCCAACCCATGACTATCTAGCAAGGCCATACGATCCAATTAATAA